A single region of the Vicia villosa cultivar HV-30 ecotype Madison, WI linkage group LG4, Vvil1.0, whole genome shotgun sequence genome encodes:
- the LOC131596204 gene encoding exocyst complex component EXO70A1, protein MASGSGSGSGSVGCSSDSRIENLICATKSLKVSLEKSKTVGLGLEKAGPRLDEIRVRLPWLESAVRPIRAEKDALVAVGGHINRAVGPAAAVLKVFDAVHGLEKSLLSDPRIDLPGYLSVLKRLEEALRFLGDNCGLAIQWLDDIVEYLEDNSVADQVYLKNLKRELESLKESQNGDLDGGLLDAALDKLENEFRLLLTENSVPLPMSSNSLGDQPCIAPSPLPVSVVHKLQAILGRLRANDRLDKCVSIYVEVRSSNVRASLQALNLDYLEISVSEFNDVQSIEVYIAQWGKHLEFAVKHLFEAEYKLCNDVFERLGLDVWMGCFSKIAAQAGILAFLQFGKTVTESKKDPIKLLKLLDIFASLNKLRLDFNRLFGGDACVEIQNLTRELIKSVIDGAAEIFWELLVQVELQRQSPPPPDGNVPRLVSFITDYSNKLLGDDYKPILTQVLIIHRSWKRQSFQEKLLVNEILNILKAIEANLDTWIKAYDDPMLSNFFAMNNHWHLFKHLKGTKLGDLLGDSWLKEHEQYKDYYSTIFLRDSWGKLPGHLSREGLILFSGGRATARDLVKKRLKKFNEVFDEMYSKQSGWIMVERDLREKTCQLIVQAVVPVYRSYMQNYGPLVEQEASSNKYAKYTVQKLEEMLLCLYRPKPARHGSLRSPQLSGKYGNGIPDLRRTASAVV, encoded by the coding sequence ATGGCTTCTGGTTCTGGttctggttctggttctgttGGTTGTAGTAGTGATAGTAGAATTGAGAATTTGATTTGTGCTACTAAATCATTGAAAGTTAGCTTAGAGAAATCAAAGACTGTTGGGTTAGGATTAGAGAAAGCAGGGCCAAGGTTAGATGAGATTAGGGTAAGGTTACCTTGGCTTGAATCTGCGGTTCGGCCGATTAGAGCTGAGAAGGATGCCCTTGTGGCGGTTGGAGGGCATATTAACAGGGCTGTTGGTCCTGCGGCTGCGGTGCTAAAGGTTTTCGATGCGGTTCATGGGCTTGAGAAGTCTTTGTTGTCGGATCCGCGGATTGATCTACCGGGTTACTTGTCGGTTTTGAAGCGACTTGAGGAGGCGTTGAGGTTTTTGGGAGATAATTGTGGGTTGGCTATTCAATGGTTGGATGATATAGTTGAGTATTTAGAAGATAATTCGGTTGCGGATCAGGTTTATCTTAAGAATTTGAAGAGGGAGTTGGAGAGTCTTAAGGAGTCGCAGAATGGTGATTTGGATGGTGGATTGTTAGATGCTGCTTTGGATAAGTTGGAGAATGAGTTCAGGTTGCTGTTAACTGAAAACAGTGTGCCGCTTCCTATGTCGTCGAATTCTCTTGGTGATCAGCCTTGCATCGCGCCTTCGCCTTTGCCTGTTTCGGTGGTTCACAAATTGCAGGCTATTCTTGGTAGGTTGAGGGCTAATGATAGACTTGACAAATGTGTTTCGATTTACGTTGAAGTTAGAAGTTCTAATGTTAGGGCAAGTTTGCAGGCATTGAATTTGGATTACCTTGAGATCTCGGTGTCCGAGTTCAATGATGTGCAGAGCATAGAGGTGTATATAGCTCAGTGGGGAAAGCATTTGGAATTTGCGGTGAAGCATTTGTTTGAGGCTGAGTATAAGCTTTGTAATGATGTGTTCGAGAGGCTTGGACTCGATGTATGGATGGGTTGCTTTTCAAAGATAGCTGCACAGGCTGGTATACTCGCGTTTCTTCAGTTTGGAAAGACTGTTACGGAAAGTAAGAAAGATCCCATTAAGCTTTTGAAGTTGTTGGATATTTTTGCGTCCTTGAACAAGTTGAGGCTGGATTTCAACCGTCTTTTTGGGGGAGATGCATGCGTCGAAATCCAGAATTTGACAAGGGAACTTATCAAAAGTGTGATCGATGGCGCAGCGGAAATTTTCTGGGAACTTCTGGTTCAGGTAGAGTTACAGAGACAGAGCCCTCCTCCTCCGGATGGCAATGTTCCTCGATTGGTGAGCTTTATCACGGATTACAGCAATAAACTCTTGGGGGACGACTACAAGCCTATACTGACCCAAGTTCTGATCATTCACCGAAGTTGGAAGCGTCAAAGTTTTCAGGAGAAGCTTCTCGTTAATGAGATTTTGAACATATTGAAAGCCATTGAGGCAAATTTGGATACATGGATAAAGGCTTACGACGATCCTATGTTGTCCAACTTTTTTGCCATGAACAATCACTGGCATCTGTTCAAGCATTTGAAAGGGACGAAACTCGGGGATCttttaggagattcttggttGAAGGAACACGAACAATATAAGGACTATTACTCCACAATATTCTTGCGAGATAGCTGGGGAAAGCTCCCTGGACATTTGAGTAGAGAAGGGCTGATTCTTTTCTCGGGAGGGCGCGCTACTGCTCGCGATCTGGTCAAGAAAAGATTGAAAAAGTTCAACGAAGTTTTCGACGAGATGTATTCAAAGCAATCAGGCTGGATCATGGTCGAGCGAGATCTAAGAGAAAAGACATGTCAGCTTATAGTGCAAGCCGTGGTGCCTGTTTACCGGAGTTACATGCAGAACTACGGTCCCTTGGTCGAGCAAGAAGCCAGTTCCAATAAATACGCAAAATACACAGTCCAGAAGCTTGAAGAAATGCTTCTATGTCTCTACCGGCCGAAGCCTGCAAGACACGGCAGCTTGAGAAGTCCGCAGCTTAGTGGAAAGTACGGAAACGGAATACCAGATCTTCGTCGTACAGCCTCTGCAGTTGTCTAG